The Inmirania thermothiophila nucleotide sequence ATCGGCTCGCCGGTGCGCGGGTTGCGCCCCGTGCGCGCCTTGGTCGCCGGCCGGCGCACGCGGCGGATGCGCACGCCCGTCTCGGGGATGGTGAACTCGCCCGAGCCGCGCGGCTTCATGTGGCGGTGGATGAGGCTGGCCAGGCTCTCGAACACGGCGCCCACCTGCGCGCGGGTCAGGCCCGTCTCCTCGGCGATGGCCGCGATCACCTGGGCCTTGGTCTGCTTCTCGGCGATGGCGCCGGTGGCGGGCTTGCGGGGGGCGGCCTTCGCGGCGGCGGCTCGGGTCCGGCGGAGCGCAGGGGTCTTC carries:
- a CDS encoding HU family DNA-binding protein yields the protein MAAKKKTTTRSAASTKKTPALRRTRAAAAKAAPRKPATGAIAEKQTKAQVIAAIAEETGLTRAQVGAVFESLASLIHRHMKPRGSGEFTIPETGVRIRRVRRPATKARTGRNPRTGEPIQIPARPAQNVIRLTALKALKDALAKK